One window from the genome of Phalacrocorax aristotelis chromosome 20, bGulAri2.1, whole genome shotgun sequence encodes:
- the TRAPPC3 gene encoding trafficking protein particle complex subunit 3 produces the protein MSRQAGRGTESKKMNSELFTLTYGALVTQLCKDYENDEDVNKQLDKMGYNIGVRLIEDFLARSNVGRCHDFRETADVIAKIAFKMYLGITPSITNWSPGGDEFSLILENNPLVDFVELPDNHSSLIYSNLLCGVLRGALEMVQMAVDVKFVQDTLKGDSVTEIRMKFIRRIEDNLPAGEE, from the exons ATGTCGCGCCAGGCCGGCCGCGGCACCGAGAGCAAGAAAATG AACTCTGAGCTCTTCACACTGACGTATGGCGCGCTGGTCACCCAACTCTGCAAGGACTACGAGAACGACGAGGATGTCAACAAGCAGCTGGACAAAAT GGGTTACAACATAGGTGTTCGGCTAATAGAAGACTTTCTGGCTCGGTCCAATGTTGGAAGATGCCATGATTTCCGTGAAACTGCAGATGTTATTGCAAAG ATAGCATTTAAAATGTACCTGGGCATCACTCCGAGCATCACCAACTGGAGTCCTGGAGGCGACGAGTTCTCCCTGATCTTGGAAAATAACCCCTTGGTGGACTTTGTTGAGCTCCCTGACAACCACTCATCTCTCATCTATTCCAACCTGCTGTGCGGAGTGCTGCGAGGTGCCCTGGAAATG GTTCAGATGGCTGTAGATGTAAAATTTGTCCAGGACACACTGAAGGGCGACAGCGTCACAGAAATAAGAATGAAGTTCATCAGGCGGATTGAAGACAATCTTCCAGCTGGTGAAGAATGA
- the LOC142066782 gene encoding uncharacterized protein LOC142066782 isoform X2 codes for MPQRTASPPGWRSAAAPGAAVAGLAGLRAAVVLLGAVLGARPGRAQPFFPFQDPALPWHCRLDDLLGRLSPAELVLQVARGGAMGNGPAPPVPRLGIAPYNWNTECLRGDAEAPGWATAFPQALGLAAAFSPELIYQVANATATEVRAKHNHFAAVGRYSDHTGLSCFSPVLNIMRHPLWGRNQETYGEDPFLSGELARSFVQGLQGQHPRYIKASAGCKHFSVHGGPENIPVSRLSFDAKVLEQDWRTTFLPQFQACVRAGSYSFMCSYNRINGVPACANKKLLTDILRGEWGFEGYVVSDEGALELIMLGHHYTRTFLETAIASMNAGCNLELSYGMRNNVFMHISEALVMGNITLQMLRDRVRPLFYTRMRLGEFDPPDMNPYSALDLSAVQSPEHRNLSLEAAVKSFVLLKNVRGTLPLQAQDLPGKHLAVVGPFADNPQVLFGDYAPVPEPRYIYTPRRGLETLPVNVSFAAGCREPWCQQYSRAEVVRVAGAADMVVVCLGTGTDVETEAKDRRDLSLPGHQLELLQDAVQAAAGRPVILLLFNAGPLDVSWAQAHEGVGAILVCFFPAQAAGLAIARVLLGKAGANPAGRLPATWPAGMHQVPPMENYTMEGRTYRYYGQEAPLYPFGYGLSYTTFQYRDLVLSPPVLPICANLSVSVVLGNTGLRDGEEVVQLYLRWEQSSVPVPRWQLVAFRRVAVLAGRETKLSFQVVAEQRAIWAQDWRLEPGTFTLFAGGQQPGQQTRVPSEVLSARFTVTGAARPLRGC; via the exons ATGCCGCAGCGAACCGCCTCCCCGCCCGGCTGGCGGAgcgcggcggccccgggggcggccgtggcggggctggcggggctcCGGGCCGCCGTCGTGCTGCTGGGCGCCGTGCTGGGCgcccggccggggcgggcgcagcccttcttccccttccaggACCCGGCTCTGCCCTGGCACTGCCGCCTCGACGACCTGCTGGGCCGGCTGAGCCCTGCCGAGCTGGTTCTGCAG GTGGCGAGGGGGGGCGCGATGGGGAacggccccgcgcccccggtCCCGCGGCTGGGCATCGCGCCCTACAACTGGAACACCGAGTGCCTGCGGGGCGATGCGGAGGCGCCCGGCTGGGCCACGGCTTTCCCACAGGCGCTGGGGCTCGCCGCCGCTTTCAG ccctgaaCTCATCTACCAGGTGGCCAACGCCACCGCCACCGAGGTGAGAGCCAAGCACAACCACTTCGCTGCCGTCGGCCGCTACAGCGACCACACGGGGCTCAGCTGCTTCAGCCCCGTCCTGAACATCATGAGGCACCCGCTGTGGGGCAGGAACCAG GAGACCTACGGGGAGGACCCGTTCCTGAGCGGGGAGCTGGCCCGCAGCTTTGTGCAGGGGTTGCAGGGCCAGCACCCCCGATACATCAAGGCCAGCGCTGGCTGCAAGCACTTCAGCGTGCATGGGGGCCCCGAGAACATCCCCGTCTCCAGGCTCAGCTTTGACGCCAAG GTACTAGAGCAGGACTGGCGCACCACCTTCCTGCCCCAGTTCCAGGCATGTGTGCGTGCTGGATCCTACAGCTTCATGTGCAGCTACAACAG GATCAACGGCGTTCCCGCCTGTGCCAACAAGAAGCTGCTGACAGACATCCTGCGTGGCGAGTGGGGATTCGAGGGCTATGTGGTGAGCGATGAGGGAGCGCTGGAGCTCATCATGCTGGGGCACCACTACACACGTACCTTCCTGGAGACGGCGATCG CCTCGATGAATGCTGGCTGCAACCTGGAGCTTTCCTATGGCATGAGGAACAACGTCTTCATGCACATCTCCGAGGCTCTGGTCATGGGCAACATCACGCTGCAG ATGCTCCGTGACCGGGTCCGGCCCCTCTTCTACACACGGATGCGGCTGGGAGAGTTCGACCCCCCAGACATGAACCCCTACAGTGCCTTGGACCTGAGCGCAGTGCAGAGTCCCGAGCACCGCAACCTCTCGCTGGAAGCTGCTGTCAAGagctttgtgctgctgaagaATGTGCGGGGGacgctgcctctccaggcccaGGACCTACCTGGCAAGCACCTTGCG GTGGTGGGTCCCTTCGCTGACAACCCCCAGGTGCTGTTTGGGGACTATGCGCCGGTGCCGGAGCCGCGGTACATCTACACGCCCCG GAGAGGGCTGGAGACGCTGCCGGTCAATGTCAGCTTCGCGGCAGGCTGCCGTGAGCCGTGGTGCCAGCAGTACTCGCGGGCAGAGGTGGTGCGTGTGGCGGGGGCAGCCGACATGGTGGTGGTCTGCCTGGGGACAG ggacGGATGTGGAGACGGAGGCGAAGGACCGGAGGGATCTGTCTCTGCCAGGCcaccagctggagctgctgcaggatgcCGTGCAGGCGG ctgctgggcgCCCCGTCATCCTGCTGCTGTTCAATGCGGGGCCCCTGGACGTGAGCTGGGCGCAGGCGCATGAGGGCGTGGGAGCCATCCTGGTGTGCTTCTTTCCTGCCCAGGCTGCCGGCCTTGCCATCGCCAGGGTCCTGCTGGGCAAGGCAGGGGCCAACCCAGCCGGCAGGCTGCCTGCCACGTGGCCCGCAGGCATGCACCAG GTGCCGCCAATGGAGAACTACACCATGGAGGGGCGGACGTACCGGTACTACGGGCAGGAGGCCCCGCTCTACCCCTTTGGGTACGGGCTATCCTACACCACTTTCCAGTACCGGGACCTGGTGCTGAGccccccagtgctgcccatcTGTGCCAACCTCTCCGTGTCTGTGGTACTGGGGAACACGGGGCTGCGGGATGGCGAGGAG GTGGTACAGCTGTACCTGCGGTGGGAGCAATCATCCGTGCCGGTGCCCCGGTGGCAGCTGGTGGCTTTCCGCCgtgtggctgtgctggctggccGGGAGACCAAGCTGTCCTTCCAGGTGGTGGCCGAGCAGCGTGCCATCTGGGCGCAGGACTGGCGCCTTGAGCCTGGCACCTTCACCCTCtttgctggtgggcagcagccGGGACAGCAGACACGGGTGCCCTCGGAGGTGCTGAGCGCGCGGTTCACCGTCACCGGCGCAGCCCGGCCCCTGCGCGGGTGCTAG
- the LOC142066782 gene encoding uncharacterized protein LOC142066782 isoform X1 — translation MPQRTASPPGWRSAAAPGAAVAGLAGLRAAVVLLGAVLGARPGRAQPFFPFQDPALPWHCRLDDLLGRLSPAELVLQVARGGAMGNGPAPPVPRLGIAPYNWNTECLRGDAEAPGWATAFPQALGLAAAFSPELIYQVANATATEVRAKHNHFAAVGRYSDHTGLSCFSPVLNIMRHPLWGRNQVLEQDWRTTFLPQFQACVRAGSYSFMCSYNRINGVPACANKKLLTDILRGEWGFEGYVVSDEGALELIMLGHHYTRTFLETAIASMNAGCNLELSYGMRNNVFMHISEALVMGNITLQMLRDRVRPLFYTRMRLGEFDPPDMNPYSALDLSAVQSPEHRNLSLEAAVKSFVLLKNVRGTLPLQAQDLPGKHLAVVGPFADNPQVLFGDYAPVPEPRYIYTPRRGLETLPVNVSFAAGCREPWCQQYSRAEVVRVAGAADMVVVCLGTGTDVETEAKDRRDLSLPGHQLELLQDAVQAAAGRPVILLLFNAGPLDVSWAQAHEGVGAILVCFFPAQAAGLAIARVLLGKAGANPAGRLPATWPAGMHQVPPMENYTMEGRTYRYYGQEAPLYPFGYGLSYTTFQYRDLVLSPPVLPICANLSVSVVLGNTGLRDGEEVVQLYLRWEQSSVPVPRWQLVAFRRVAVLAGRETKLSFQVVAEQRAIWAQDWRLEPGTFTLFAGGQQPGQQTRVPSEVLSARFTVTGAARPLRGC, via the exons ATGCCGCAGCGAACCGCCTCCCCGCCCGGCTGGCGGAgcgcggcggccccgggggcggccgtggcggggctggcggggctcCGGGCCGCCGTCGTGCTGCTGGGCGCCGTGCTGGGCgcccggccggggcgggcgcagcccttcttccccttccaggACCCGGCTCTGCCCTGGCACTGCCGCCTCGACGACCTGCTGGGCCGGCTGAGCCCTGCCGAGCTGGTTCTGCAG GTGGCGAGGGGGGGCGCGATGGGGAacggccccgcgcccccggtCCCGCGGCTGGGCATCGCGCCCTACAACTGGAACACCGAGTGCCTGCGGGGCGATGCGGAGGCGCCCGGCTGGGCCACGGCTTTCCCACAGGCGCTGGGGCTCGCCGCCGCTTTCAG ccctgaaCTCATCTACCAGGTGGCCAACGCCACCGCCACCGAGGTGAGAGCCAAGCACAACCACTTCGCTGCCGTCGGCCGCTACAGCGACCACACGGGGCTCAGCTGCTTCAGCCCCGTCCTGAACATCATGAGGCACCCGCTGTGGGGCAGGAACCAG GTACTAGAGCAGGACTGGCGCACCACCTTCCTGCCCCAGTTCCAGGCATGTGTGCGTGCTGGATCCTACAGCTTCATGTGCAGCTACAACAG GATCAACGGCGTTCCCGCCTGTGCCAACAAGAAGCTGCTGACAGACATCCTGCGTGGCGAGTGGGGATTCGAGGGCTATGTGGTGAGCGATGAGGGAGCGCTGGAGCTCATCATGCTGGGGCACCACTACACACGTACCTTCCTGGAGACGGCGATCG CCTCGATGAATGCTGGCTGCAACCTGGAGCTTTCCTATGGCATGAGGAACAACGTCTTCATGCACATCTCCGAGGCTCTGGTCATGGGCAACATCACGCTGCAG ATGCTCCGTGACCGGGTCCGGCCCCTCTTCTACACACGGATGCGGCTGGGAGAGTTCGACCCCCCAGACATGAACCCCTACAGTGCCTTGGACCTGAGCGCAGTGCAGAGTCCCGAGCACCGCAACCTCTCGCTGGAAGCTGCTGTCAAGagctttgtgctgctgaagaATGTGCGGGGGacgctgcctctccaggcccaGGACCTACCTGGCAAGCACCTTGCG GTGGTGGGTCCCTTCGCTGACAACCCCCAGGTGCTGTTTGGGGACTATGCGCCGGTGCCGGAGCCGCGGTACATCTACACGCCCCG GAGAGGGCTGGAGACGCTGCCGGTCAATGTCAGCTTCGCGGCAGGCTGCCGTGAGCCGTGGTGCCAGCAGTACTCGCGGGCAGAGGTGGTGCGTGTGGCGGGGGCAGCCGACATGGTGGTGGTCTGCCTGGGGACAG ggacGGATGTGGAGACGGAGGCGAAGGACCGGAGGGATCTGTCTCTGCCAGGCcaccagctggagctgctgcaggatgcCGTGCAGGCGG ctgctgggcgCCCCGTCATCCTGCTGCTGTTCAATGCGGGGCCCCTGGACGTGAGCTGGGCGCAGGCGCATGAGGGCGTGGGAGCCATCCTGGTGTGCTTCTTTCCTGCCCAGGCTGCCGGCCTTGCCATCGCCAGGGTCCTGCTGGGCAAGGCAGGGGCCAACCCAGCCGGCAGGCTGCCTGCCACGTGGCCCGCAGGCATGCACCAG GTGCCGCCAATGGAGAACTACACCATGGAGGGGCGGACGTACCGGTACTACGGGCAGGAGGCCCCGCTCTACCCCTTTGGGTACGGGCTATCCTACACCACTTTCCAGTACCGGGACCTGGTGCTGAGccccccagtgctgcccatcTGTGCCAACCTCTCCGTGTCTGTGGTACTGGGGAACACGGGGCTGCGGGATGGCGAGGAG GTGGTACAGCTGTACCTGCGGTGGGAGCAATCATCCGTGCCGGTGCCCCGGTGGCAGCTGGTGGCTTTCCGCCgtgtggctgtgctggctggccGGGAGACCAAGCTGTCCTTCCAGGTGGTGGCCGAGCAGCGTGCCATCTGGGCGCAGGACTGGCGCCTTGAGCCTGGCACCTTCACCCTCtttgctggtgggcagcagccGGGACAGCAGACACGGGTGCCCTCGGAGGTGCTGAGCGCGCGGTTCACCGTCACCGGCGCAGCCCGGCCCCTGCGCGGGTGCTAG